One Chloroflexota bacterium genomic region harbors:
- a CDS encoding CoA-acylating methylmalonate-semialdehyde dehydrogenase yields the protein MTRLAQPPTADQAKGPALERVSHWIGGKRVAGTSGRRGPVYNPATGQLAREVDFASVEEVDAAVKAAAAAFPAWRATSLSRRTEILFRIRNLVDQHRGDIAAFLTAEHGKVHTDAMGEVARGLENLEFATGVPHLLKGSFSEQVSGGIDVYQIRQPLGVAAGITPFNFPAMVPMWMFGNAIACGNTFVLKPSEKDPSASVYLGELLKEAGVPDGVFNVVQGDKVAVDAILEHPGIAAVSFVGSTPVARHIYETGTRHGKRVQALGGAKNHMVVLPDADIDMAADAAVSAAYGSAGERCMAISVVVAVGGVAEPLVDAIKLRLPKIKVAPGDEPGAEMGPLITREHRDKVATYLDSGPAQGADLVVDGREHPLYQDGKGFFLGVSLLDKVTPDMDCYRNEIFGPVMEVVRADSYADAVGLINDNPYANGTAIFTRDGGAARQFQFDIDVGMVGINVPIPVPVAYYSFGGWRNSLFGDLHMYGPEGIQFYTRAKVVTARWPDPGTSKVDLGFPRTR from the coding sequence ATGACCCGTCTTGCCCAGCCGCCCACCGCTGACCAGGCCAAGGGGCCGGCGTTGGAGCGCGTCAGCCACTGGATCGGCGGCAAGCGCGTGGCCGGCACCTCGGGGCGCAGGGGCCCGGTCTACAACCCGGCCACCGGGCAGCTGGCGCGCGAGGTCGACTTCGCATCGGTCGAGGAAGTTGACGCCGCAGTCAAAGCTGCCGCGGCCGCCTTTCCGGCATGGCGCGCGACGTCCCTGAGCCGCCGCACCGAGATCCTGTTCCGCATCCGCAACCTGGTCGACCAGCACCGGGGCGACATCGCCGCCTTCCTCACCGCCGAGCACGGCAAGGTCCACACCGACGCCATGGGCGAGGTGGCCCGCGGCCTGGAAAACCTGGAGTTCGCGACCGGCGTCCCGCACCTGCTCAAGGGCTCGTTCAGCGAGCAAGTGAGCGGCGGGATCGACGTGTACCAGATCCGCCAGCCGCTCGGCGTGGCCGCCGGCATCACGCCGTTCAACTTCCCGGCCATGGTCCCGATGTGGATGTTCGGCAACGCCATCGCGTGCGGGAATACCTTCGTCCTGAAGCCGTCGGAGAAGGACCCGTCCGCATCGGTCTATCTCGGTGAGCTGCTCAAGGAGGCCGGCGTCCCGGACGGGGTGTTCAACGTCGTGCAAGGCGACAAGGTCGCGGTCGACGCCATCCTCGAGCACCCGGGCATCGCGGCGGTGAGCTTCGTGGGCTCCACGCCGGTGGCGCGCCACATCTACGAGACCGGCACTCGCCACGGGAAGCGGGTCCAGGCCCTGGGCGGTGCCAAGAACCACATGGTGGTCCTGCCCGACGCGGACATCGACATGGCCGCCGATGCTGCGGTCTCCGCAGCGTACGGCTCAGCCGGCGAGCGCTGCATGGCCATCAGTGTCGTGGTCGCCGTGGGCGGCGTGGCCGAACCGCTGGTCGATGCCATCAAGCTCCGCCTCCCGAAAATCAAGGTCGCGCCCGGTGACGAGCCGGGGGCCGAGATGGGACCGCTGATCACCCGCGAGCATCGCGACAAGGTGGCCACCTACCTCGACAGCGGGCCGGCCCAGGGGGCCGACCTGGTCGTCGACGGCCGCGAGCATCCGCTGTACCAGGACGGCAAAGGCTTCTTCCTGGGCGTGTCGCTGCTGGACAAGGTCACGCCCGACATGGACTGCTACCGCAACGAGATCTTCGGCCCGGTGATGGAGGTCGTGCGTGCTGACTCGTACGCCGATGCGGTGGGCCTGATCAATGACAACCCGTATGCCAACGGCACGGCAATCTTCACCCGGGATGGCGGGGCGGCCCGCCAGTTCCAGTTCGACATCGACGTGGGCATGGTGGGCATCAACGTCCCGATCCCGGTCCCGGTCGCGTACTACTCGTTCGGCGGCTGGAGGAACTCGCTGTTCGGGGACCTGCACATGTACGGTCCCGAGGGCATCCAGTTCTATACCCGCGCCAAGGTGGTCACCGCCCGCTGGCCCGACCCGGGCACCAGCAAGGTCGACCTCGGCTTCCCGCGTACCCGATAG